The following coding sequences lie in one Phaenicophaeus curvirostris isolate KB17595 chromosome 5, BPBGC_Pcur_1.0, whole genome shotgun sequence genomic window:
- the DIO3 gene encoding thyroxine 5-deiodinase, with protein MLPSLGAHTLQLLAQAAACILLFPRFLLTAVMLWLLDFLCIRKKMLTTPAAEEAAGAAEGPPPDDPPVCVSDSNRMFTLESLKAVWHGQKLDFFKSAHVGSAAPNPEVIQLDGQKRLRILDFARGKRPLILNFGSCTUPPFMARLRSFQRLAAHFVDIADFLLVYIEEAHPSDGWVSSDAAYSIPKHQCLQDRLRAAQLMREGAPDCPLAVDTMDNASSAAYGAYFERLYIIQEEKVMYQGGRGPEGYKISELRSWLDQYKTRLQSPSTVVIQV; from the coding sequence ATGCTCCCCTCCCTCGGCGCTCACACCTTGCAGCTGCTCGCCCAGGCGGCCGCCTgcatcctcctcttcccccgCTTCCTGCTCACCGCCGTGATGCTCTGGCTCCTGGATTTTCTGTGCATCAGGAAGAAGATGCTGACGACGCCCGCGGCGGAGGAGGCTGCCGGCGCCGCCGAGGGGCCGCCCCCCGACGACCCCCCGGTCTGCGTGTCCGACTCGAACCGCATGTTCACGCTGGAGTCGCTGAAAGCCGTGTGGCACGGGCAGAAGCTGGACTTCTTCAAGTCGGCGCACGTGGGCTCCGCGGCCCCCAACCCCGAGGTGATCCAGCTGGACGGGCAGAAGAGGCTCCGCATCCTCGACTTCGCCCGCGGCAAGAGGCCCCTCATCCTCAACTTCGGCAGCTGCACCTGACCCCCGTTCATGGCCCGCCTGCGGTCCTTCCAGCGCCTCGCCGCGCACTTCGTGGACATTGCCGACTTCTTGCTGGTGTACATCGAAGAGGCGCACCCCTCCGACGGCTGGGTCAGCTCGGACGCCGCCTACAGCATCCCCAAGCACCAGTGCCTCCAGGACAGGCTGCGGGCGGCTCAGCTGATGCGGGAAGGGGCGCCCGATTGCCCCCTGGCCGTGGACACCATGGACAACGCTTCCAGCGCCGCCTACGGCGCCTACTTCGAGAGGCTCTACAtcatccaggaggagaaggtgatGTACCAGGGAGGCAGAGGACCCGAGGGCTACAAGATCTCGGAGCTGAGGAGCTGGCTAGACCAGTACAAAACCCGGCTCCAGAGCCCCAGCACGGTGGTCATCCAAGTGTAA